In the Bacillus alveayuensis genome, one interval contains:
- a CDS encoding uracil-DNA glycosylase (product_source=KO:K03648; cath_funfam=3.40.470.10; cog=COG0692; ko=KO:K03648; pfam=PF03167; smart=SM00986; superfamily=52141; tigrfam=TIGR00628), with amino-acid sequence MKQLLKNDWWNLLKDQFHKPYYQELREFLKKEYANYTIYPNMYDIFNALHYTSYENVKVVILGQDPYHGPNQAHGLSFSVKPGVPQPPSLRNIFLELQNDLGFAPPNHGYLVKWAKQGVLLLNTVLTVRKGQANSHKGKGWEQFTDEIIRQLNKRERPIVFILWGRHAQAKKEMIDKDRHFIIESPHPSPFSANRGFFGSRPFSRTNAFLQHIGEEEIDWEITNEDIQ; translated from the coding sequence ATGAAGCAATTGCTGAAAAATGATTGGTGGAACCTCTTAAAGGACCAGTTTCACAAGCCTTATTACCAAGAGCTTCGAGAGTTTTTGAAAAAAGAATATGCTAACTATACCATTTATCCTAATATGTATGATATTTTTAATGCTCTCCATTATACATCTTATGAAAATGTAAAGGTTGTGATTCTTGGGCAAGATCCGTATCATGGTCCTAATCAGGCGCATGGGCTGAGCTTTTCCGTCAAGCCAGGTGTACCGCAGCCACCTTCATTGCGAAATATATTTTTAGAACTTCAAAATGATTTAGGCTTCGCACCACCTAATCACGGATATCTCGTTAAATGGGCCAAACAAGGTGTATTATTGCTGAACACCGTTTTAACCGTTCGAAAAGGGCAGGCCAATTCCCATAAAGGAAAAGGGTGGGAGCAGTTTACAGATGAAATTATTCGCCAATTAAATAAACGAGAACGACCAATCGTCTTTATTTTATGGGGCAGACATGCACAAGCGAAAAAAGAAATGATTGATAAAGATCGTCATTTTATTATTGAATCTCCGCACCCATCACCGTTTTCAGCAAATCGTGGTTTTTTTGGCAGCCGTCCATTCTCTAGAACGAATGCATTTTTACAGCATATAGGAGAAGAAGAAATTGACTGGGAAATAACAAACGAAGATATACAATAA
- a CDS encoding cytochrome c oxidase subunit 2 (product_source=KO:K02275; cath_funfam=2.60.40.420; cog=COG1622; ko=KO:K02275; pfam=PF00116; superfamily=49503; transmembrane_helix_parts=Inside_1_8,TMhelix_9_31,Outside_32_157) — translation MHMHKLEKIWLIIGVGTLVVFLTIIGVGAFAHGNEPPSDLTILDPQKVDETPPFNEPGLKKIGENEYELILIAQAFSFFPNDVKIPKGATVHIKVTSKDVVHGLQIVGTNVNMMVTPGHVNSLTYSFKEPGNYLILCNEYCGVGHQAMSTTIEVTEA, via the coding sequence ATGCATATGCATAAACTCGAAAAAATTTGGTTAATCATTGGTGTGGGCACACTTGTGGTGTTTCTTACCATTATTGGAGTAGGGGCTTTTGCACATGGGAATGAGCCTCCAAGTGACTTAACGATTTTAGATCCGCAAAAGGTTGATGAAACACCTCCTTTTAATGAGCCCGGTTTAAAAAAGATTGGCGAAAATGAGTATGAACTTATTCTAATTGCACAAGCATTTTCGTTTTTCCCTAACGATGTGAAGATTCCAAAAGGGGCTACGGTTCACATTAAAGTAACGAGTAAAGACGTCGTTCATGGTTTACAAATTGTTGGAACAAATGTCAATATGATGGTGACGCCAGGACATGTAAACTCCTTAACATATTCTTTTAAAGAACCAGGCAATTATTTAATTTTATGTAATGAATATTGCGGTGTTGGCCATCAAGCAATGAGTACGACGATCGAGGTGACAGAAGCATGA
- a CDS encoding N-acetylmuramoyl-L-alanine amidase (product_source=KO:K01449; cog=COG3773; ko=KO:K01449; pfam=PF07486), with product MAVVPYNEEEVKLLARLIRAEAEGDGNLGMLLVGNVGINRVRADCLDFKDIRSIERMVFQSPGGFEAVQKGYFYQRARQNEINLARKVIAGNRYHPAEVALWFFKPVGDCPATWYNQYNSGRYKSHCFYFPVYSVCPSVY from the coding sequence ATGGCAGTCGTTCCATATAACGAAGAAGAAGTGAAGCTATTAGCTCGATTAATTCGAGCAGAAGCTGAAGGTGATGGAAACTTAGGAATGCTTCTTGTCGGCAATGTCGGTATTAATCGAGTTCGAGCAGACTGTCTAGACTTTAAAGATATTCGTTCCATTGAAAGAATGGTGTTTCAATCACCTGGAGGCTTTGAAGCTGTACAAAAAGGCTACTTTTATCAAAGGGCTCGACAAAATGAAATCAACTTAGCGAGAAAGGTTATAGCAGGAAATCGGTATCATCCCGCAGAGGTAGCTTTATGGTTTTTCAAACCAGTAGGGGATTGTCCTGCCACATGGTATAACCAATATAATTCAGGACGGTATAAATCCCATTGTTTTTATTTTCCAGTTTACTCCGTTTGTCCAAGTGTTTATTAA
- a CDS encoding prespore-specific regulator (product_source=KO:K06314; cath_funfam=1.10.10.60,1.20.5.170; cog=COG3074; ko=KO:K06314; smart=SM00338,SM00717; superfamily=46689,64593), translating to MKKRQDAWSEEDDLLLAETVLRHVREGSTQLNAFEEVGDKLNRTSAACGFRWNAVVRHNYEKALQLAKKQRKQKMRALGKGQPAKKRLLYTPPEPALEMENLNLPTTLENDNQQEAKVNAPSSQIVDVKDLTMDHVIEFLKSYEGNQQHVSALKEENNRLKQHNEELQKQNEELEKKIAKLEQESQTVQEDYETLMKIMNRARKLVLFEEEERPATKFKMDRNGNLEKLAE from the coding sequence ATGAAAAAAAGACAAGATGCTTGGTCAGAAGAAGATGATTTACTCCTTGCCGAAACCGTTTTACGGCATGTTCGAGAAGGAAGCACTCAATTAAATGCTTTTGAAGAAGTTGGTGATAAATTAAATCGCACCTCTGCAGCATGCGGCTTCAGATGGAACGCTGTTGTTCGCCATAACTATGAAAAAGCATTACAGCTTGCGAAAAAGCAACGTAAACAAAAAATGCGAGCTTTAGGTAAAGGTCAGCCTGCTAAAAAACGGCTTCTTTACACACCACCTGAACCAGCTTTAGAGATGGAGAATTTAAATCTTCCAACAACTTTAGAGAATGATAATCAGCAAGAGGCAAAGGTCAACGCACCTTCATCACAAATAGTCGACGTAAAAGATTTAACAATGGATCATGTCATTGAATTTCTCAAATCATACGAAGGAAATCAGCAGCACGTATCAGCACTTAAAGAAGAAAACAACCGCCTCAAACAACATAATGAAGAGTTGCAGAAGCAAAATGAAGAATTAGAGAAGAAGATTGCTAAACTTGAGCAAGAATCACAAACTGTACAAGAAGACTATGAAACACTTATGAAGATTATGAATCGCGCAAGAAAGCTTGTCCTTTTTGAAGAAGAGGAGCGACCAGCAACAAAGTTCAAAATGGATCGCAATGGAAATCTTGAAAAGCTAGCCGAATAA
- a CDS encoding cytochrome c oxidase subunit 1 (product_source=KO:K02274; cath_funfam=1.20.210.10; cog=COG0843; ko=KO:K02274; pfam=PF00115; superfamily=81442; transmembrane_helix_parts=Inside_1_11,TMhelix_12_34,Outside_35_56,TMhelix_57_79,Inside_80_91,TMhelix_92_114,Outside_115_128,TMhelix_129_151,Inside_152_170,TMhelix_171_193,Outside_194_215,TMhelix_216_238,Inside_239_250,TMhelix_251_273,Outside_274_282,TMhelix_283_305,Inside_306_332,TMhelix_333_355,Outside_356_369,TMhelix_370_392,Inside_393_412,TMhelix_413_435,Outside_436_460,TMhelix_461_483,Inside_484_511,TMhelix_512_534,Outside_535_546) → MNEAVNRKDGKIALSHIAVAFVALFLGAIAGLLQTFVRSGEIELPAGIGYYQLLTAHGVLLGLVFTTFFIIGFLYSAISRTTGTLTNFSNKSGWLGFWLKTIGTSITTVMILLNKATVLYTFYAPLQASPWFYIGLTLVVVGSWVSGIGMFHQYATWKKANKGKASPLMSFMAVATMVLWLIATIGVAVTVLFQFIPWSFGWVDKINILLSRTLFWYFGHPLVYFWLLPAYMCWYVVIPKIIGGKVFSDALARLAFVLFVLFSIPVGFHHQILESGIDPVWKFIQIVLTFMVIIPSLMTAFALFATFELAGREKGAKGLFGWFKKLPWGDVRFFAPFMGMLIFIPAGAGGIINASNQLNQVVHNTLFVTGHFHLTVATSVALTFFGISYWLIPHLTGRTLTSKINKLGIIQTVLWCFGMFFMSGAMHTVGLLGAPRRTAFTTYGDHSVALSWMPYQTAMAVGGAILFVAILLMIYIVIYLAFWSPKGYEEYPIGEVNEQAEATPLFLENWKLWIGVSAILIILAYTVPVIDMIQNAPPGSPGFKLW, encoded by the coding sequence ATGAATGAAGCCGTAAATAGAAAAGATGGAAAAATAGCGTTGTCTCATATTGCAGTTGCTTTTGTCGCATTATTTTTAGGTGCGATCGCTGGACTTTTACAAACGTTTGTACGAAGTGGAGAGATTGAACTTCCAGCAGGCATTGGTTATTATCAATTATTAACAGCACATGGCGTATTACTCGGTTTAGTTTTTACAACGTTCTTTATCATTGGATTTTTATATTCAGCTATTAGCCGAACAACAGGGACATTAACGAATTTTTCAAATAAGTCAGGATGGCTTGGCTTTTGGCTCAAGACAATTGGAACGAGTATCACAACCGTCATGATTTTATTAAATAAAGCGACCGTTCTTTATACATTTTATGCTCCATTACAAGCATCGCCTTGGTTTTATATTGGTTTAACACTTGTCGTTGTCGGCAGCTGGGTAAGCGGGATTGGCATGTTCCATCAATATGCGACATGGAAAAAAGCGAATAAAGGAAAAGCTTCTCCATTAATGAGCTTTATGGCAGTGGCAACAATGGTCTTATGGTTGATCGCAACAATTGGTGTAGCTGTTACGGTATTATTTCAATTTATTCCTTGGTCATTCGGTTGGGTTGATAAAATTAATATTCTACTAAGTCGTACACTGTTCTGGTATTTTGGACACCCGCTTGTTTATTTCTGGCTGTTACCGGCTTATATGTGTTGGTATGTGGTTATTCCTAAGATCATCGGTGGAAAAGTCTTTAGTGATGCCCTTGCTCGTTTAGCATTTGTCCTATTTGTATTATTTTCGATTCCGGTTGGATTCCATCACCAAATATTAGAATCTGGAATTGATCCTGTTTGGAAATTTATTCAAATTGTATTAACATTTATGGTTATTATTCCATCTCTTATGACAGCATTCGCTCTTTTTGCAACTTTTGAGCTTGCTGGTCGTGAAAAAGGTGCAAAAGGTTTGTTTGGCTGGTTTAAAAAGCTTCCTTGGGGAGATGTTCGATTTTTTGCTCCGTTTATGGGAATGCTTATATTCATTCCGGCTGGAGCCGGAGGAATTATTAATGCCAGTAACCAATTAAACCAAGTTGTTCATAATACATTATTCGTTACTGGCCATTTCCACTTAACAGTTGCGACATCAGTAGCTTTAACCTTCTTTGGAATTTCCTACTGGCTAATTCCACATTTAACGGGTAGAACTTTAACAAGCAAAATCAATAAGCTTGGCATCATTCAAACGGTTCTTTGGTGTTTCGGAATGTTCTTTATGTCAGGTGCGATGCATACGGTTGGTCTATTAGGTGCACCTCGCCGTACAGCCTTTACGACTTACGGCGACCATTCAGTCGCGCTATCATGGATGCCTTACCAAACAGCAATGGCAGTCGGCGGAGCTATTTTATTTGTAGCAATTTTACTCATGATTTATATTGTTATATACCTTGCTTTCTGGTCTCCAAAAGGTTATGAAGAGTATCCAATTGGTGAAGTGAATGAGCAAGCAGAAGCAACACCTCTCTTTTTGGAAAACTGGAAATTATGGATTGGTGTTTCAGCGATTCTCATCATATTAGCCTACACGGTTCCGGTTATCGATATGATTCAAAATGCACCACCAGGCTCTCCAGGATTTAAACTTTGGTAA
- a CDS encoding spermidine synthase (product_source=KO:K00797; cath_funfam=2.30.140.10,3.40.50.150; cog=COG0421; ko=KO:K00797; pfam=PF01564; superfamily=53335; tigrfam=TIGR00417), which yields MEKTAQYIQKIGNDLWLTEDERQNLKISYRVKEVLFSKSSPFQHVMILDSYDFGRMLVLDGVVQTTSIDGHIYNEMISHVPLSIHPNPQKVLIIGGGDCGVAREVCKYPNVKEIDMVEIDELVVKACKEYLPEVSGNLSDPRVNFLFIDGVKYAAEKENEYDVIIVDSSDPVGPAEQLFSKEFYVNLHRALKEDGLMVCQSQSPIFHLDVLKQSYSHLASLFPITKLYTAVVPTYPGGMWSFTIGSNKYENIHVSNFSKETKYVNQDILEGCFKLPEFLQNALIDL from the coding sequence ATGGAAAAGACAGCACAATATATACAAAAGATTGGAAATGATCTTTGGTTAACAGAAGATGAACGGCAAAATTTAAAGATTAGTTACCGCGTTAAAGAGGTGCTTTTTTCGAAATCGTCTCCGTTCCAGCATGTCATGATTTTAGATTCATATGATTTTGGTCGTATGCTCGTTTTAGATGGTGTCGTTCAGACAACATCTATTGATGGTCATATATATAATGAAATGATTTCTCACGTGCCGCTTAGTATCCACCCGAATCCACAAAAAGTATTAATCATCGGTGGAGGGGATTGTGGAGTTGCTCGTGAAGTTTGCAAATATCCGAATGTAAAAGAAATTGATATGGTGGAAATTGATGAATTAGTTGTGAAGGCATGTAAGGAATACCTTCCTGAAGTGTCTGGAAATTTAAGCGATCCACGCGTCAATTTCTTATTTATTGATGGTGTCAAGTATGCCGCTGAAAAAGAAAATGAGTACGATGTCATTATTGTTGATTCATCAGACCCTGTCGGCCCAGCTGAACAGTTATTCTCAAAGGAATTTTATGTAAATCTTCATCGTGCGTTAAAAGAAGATGGTTTAATGGTATGTCAAAGCCAATCACCTATTTTCCATTTAGACGTATTAAAGCAATCCTATTCTCATTTAGCATCACTTTTCCCAATTACGAAGCTATACACAGCCGTTGTCCCTACATATCCTGGAGGCATGTGGAGCTTTACGATCGGTTCTAATAAATATGAAAATATTCATGTATCAAACTTCTCGAAAGAGACAAAATATGTGAACCAAGACATTTTAGAAGGCTGCTTTAAACTTCCTGAGTTTTTACAAAACGCATTAATAGATTTATAA
- a CDS encoding phosphate acetyltransferase (product_source=KO:K00625; cath_funfam=3.40.50.10750; cog=COG0280; ko=KO:K00625; pfam=PF01515; superfamily=53659; tigrfam=TIGR00651): MADLFTALKNKISGKDIKIVFPEGLDERILTAVGRLTEEKVLKPIVVGKKEEVQKKANELNVSLDDVEIFDPHEYEGMDEMVQAFVERRKGKVTEEKAREILLDENYFGTMLVYLKKADGLVSGAAHSTADTVRPALQIIKTKEGVKKTSGVFIMVRGEEKYVFADCAINIAPDSQDLAEIAIESANTAKMFDIEPRIAMLSFSTKGSAKSPETEKVVEAVKLAKEMAPHLTLDGEFQFDAAFVPSVAAKKAPDSVIKGDANVFIFPSLEAGNIGYKIAQRLGNFEAIGPILQGLNAPVNDLSRGCSAEDVYKLAFITAAQAL, from the coding sequence ATGGCAGATTTATTTACTGCGTTAAAAAATAAAATTAGCGGTAAAGATATAAAAATTGTTTTTCCAGAAGGATTAGATGAGCGAATTTTAACAGCTGTAGGTCGTTTAACGGAAGAAAAAGTGCTTAAGCCAATTGTTGTTGGGAAAAAAGAAGAGGTTCAAAAAAAAGCTAATGAATTAAATGTGTCTTTAGATGATGTAGAAATATTTGATCCACATGAATATGAAGGTATGGATGAAATGGTCCAAGCCTTCGTTGAGCGCCGCAAAGGAAAAGTAACAGAAGAAAAGGCTCGGGAAATATTATTAGATGAAAACTATTTCGGTACAATGCTTGTATATTTGAAAAAAGCAGATGGACTTGTAAGCGGAGCTGCTCATTCCACAGCAGATACCGTTCGCCCAGCCCTGCAAATCATTAAAACAAAAGAAGGAGTTAAGAAAACGTCTGGCGTTTTCATCATGGTACGCGGTGAAGAAAAGTATGTTTTTGCTGATTGTGCGATTAATATTGCACCAGATAGCCAAGATTTAGCGGAAATTGCGATCGAAAGCGCCAATACGGCTAAAATGTTCGATATTGAACCACGTATTGCGATGTTAAGCTTCTCTACGAAGGGTTCGGCAAAATCTCCGGAAACGGAAAAAGTGGTTGAAGCGGTAAAATTAGCAAAAGAAATGGCTCCTCACTTAACATTAGATGGAGAATTCCAATTTGATGCAGCTTTCGTTCCTTCTGTTGCGGCGAAAAAAGCGCCAGACTCTGTGATTAAAGGAGATGCGAACGTCTTTATTTTCCCAAGCCTTGAAGCTGGAAATATTGGCTATAAAATTGCCCAGCGCCTAGGAAATTTTGAGGCTATCGGCCCGATTTTACAAGGTTTGAATGCACCTGTAAATGATTTATCTCGCGGCTGCAGCGCAGAAGATGTATACAAGCTTGCATTCATTACGGCAGCCCAAGCTTTATAA
- a CDS encoding uncharacterized membrane protein YgdD (TMEM256/DUF423 family) (product_source=COG2363; cog=COG2363; pfam=PF04241; superfamily=81442; transmembrane_helix_parts=Inside_1_2,TMhelix_3_25,Outside_26_68,TMhelix_69_91,Inside_92_97,TMhelix_98_120,Outside_121_123), with product MKIILILGALNAFLSVALGAFGAHGLEGKIPDKYLEIWQTGVHYQMFHSLGLFAVAFVMDKLPQAGMAAWAGWLMFIGILLFSGSLYVLSLTQIKVLGAITPLGGVSFLIAWILLMVSVIKYL from the coding sequence ATGAAGATCATTCTTATATTAGGAGCATTGAACGCGTTTTTATCTGTTGCATTAGGCGCATTTGGGGCACATGGGCTAGAAGGAAAAATTCCTGATAAATATTTGGAAATATGGCAAACTGGTGTACATTACCAAATGTTTCACTCTCTCGGCTTATTTGCAGTAGCTTTCGTGATGGATAAACTGCCGCAAGCTGGGATGGCTGCTTGGGCAGGCTGGCTCATGTTTATCGGTATTTTATTATTCTCTGGCAGTCTTTATGTGTTAAGCTTAACACAAATAAAGGTATTAGGGGCAATTACACCACTTGGTGGGGTTTCCTTTTTAATCGCATGGATTTTATTAATGGTTTCTGTTATAAAATATTTATAA
- a CDS encoding chlorite dismutase (product_source=KO:K09162; cath_funfam=3.30.70.1030; cog=COG3253; ko=KO:K09162; pfam=PF06778; superfamily=54909): MSEELRTNEAAETLDGWYCLHDFRSIDWSAWKTLSSDERQEAIHEFHGLLQKWTAAEKAEKGSHALYTIIGQKADFMFMILRPTMEELNEIETEFNKTKLAEFTIPSYSYVSVVELSNYIPSGDGGDPYQNPQVRARLYPILPKAKHVCFYPMDKRRQGNDNWYMLSMDERRNLMRSHGMIGRKYAGKVKQIITGSVGFDDYEWGVTLFADDVLQFKKLVYEMRFDEVSARYGEFGSFFVGNLLEPNKVAAFLQV; the protein is encoded by the coding sequence ATGAGTGAAGAACTTCGTACAAATGAAGCGGCTGAAACGTTAGATGGTTGGTATTGCCTTCATGATTTTCGTTCGATCGATTGGAGTGCATGGAAAACATTATCAAGTGATGAACGTCAAGAAGCCATTCATGAGTTTCATGGATTGTTACAAAAATGGACCGCTGCAGAGAAAGCCGAAAAAGGAAGCCATGCTTTATATACAATTATTGGCCAAAAAGCCGATTTTATGTTCATGATTCTTCGTCCAACGATGGAAGAATTAAATGAAATTGAAACAGAGTTTAATAAAACGAAGCTTGCTGAATTCACGATTCCGTCCTATTCATACGTTTCCGTTGTTGAATTAAGCAACTATATTCCTAGCGGTGACGGTGGAGATCCATATCAAAATCCACAAGTGCGCGCCCGCTTATATCCAATATTGCCAAAAGCGAAGCACGTCTGCTTCTATCCAATGGATAAACGTCGTCAAGGAAACGATAATTGGTATATGCTATCCATGGATGAGCGCCGTAACCTTATGAGAAGTCATGGAATGATTGGCCGCAAATATGCAGGTAAAGTGAAACAAATTATTACGGGATCAGTTGGTTTTGATGATTATGAGTGGGGCGTTACACTTTTTGCAGATGATGTCCTTCAATTTAAAAAGCTTGTATATGAAATGCGATTTGACGAAGTAAGTGCTCGATATGGAGAATTCGGCTCTTTCTTTGTTGGAAATTTATTAGAGCCAAACAAAGTTGCAGCCTTTTTACAAGTTTAA
- a CDS encoding spore germination protein Q (product_source=KO:K06305; ko=KO:K06305; pfam=PF09671; superfamily=81995; tigrfam=TIGR02728), which yields MNSKNQRQQTQYSPYSMQGHQPTTSVPYGFYAPSGSQIGTAAPVQGVSAGQYVPGMLPLEESYIENILRLNKGKHATVYMTFENNQQWNAKIFKGIIEAAGRDHIILSDPKTGKRYLLLMVYLDYITFDEEINYVYPPGLATYSPR from the coding sequence ATGAATTCAAAAAACCAACGTCAGCAAACACAATATTCCCCTTATAGTATGCAAGGGCACCAGCCTACTACTAGTGTTCCATATGGTTTTTATGCCCCTAGCGGTTCACAAATTGGCACTGCTGCACCAGTTCAAGGGGTATCTGCTGGCCAATACGTTCCAGGTATGCTGCCACTTGAAGAATCTTATATCGAGAACATCCTTCGTTTAAATAAGGGGAAACATGCGACCGTTTATATGACGTTTGAAAACAATCAACAATGGAATGCTAAGATTTTTAAAGGAATTATTGAGGCAGCAGGACGCGATCACATTATTTTAAGTGATCCAAAAACAGGAAAACGCTATTTATTATTAATGGTGTATTTAGACTATATTACTTTTGACGAAGAAATTAATTATGTATATCCCCCAGGATTAGCTACTTATTCTCCAAGATAA
- a CDS encoding hypothetical protein (product_source=COG1667; cath_funfam=3.40.50.620; cog=COG1667), translated as MNIPVRNILLKIGEELEKAKMSQSREAIQSRLLVIRSLCDVVLEERKEETDFTDIQETVPQHSFTDLELEKMMGIKKPQQKMVSNYLKEDDANGESIFDF; from the coding sequence TTGAATATTCCAGTGAGAAATATATTATTAAAAATAGGGGAAGAGCTAGAAAAAGCGAAAATGAGTCAGTCAAGGGAAGCTATTCAATCTCGACTTCTTGTCATTCGCTCATTATGTGATGTTGTTCTTGAGGAACGAAAAGAAGAAACAGATTTTACTGATATACAAGAAACCGTGCCTCAGCATTCATTTACCGACTTAGAGCTCGAAAAAATGATGGGAATAAAAAAACCGCAGCAAAAAATGGTGTCAAACTATTTAAAAGAGGACGACGCAAACGGCGAATCTATATTTGATTTTTAA
- a CDS encoding octanoyl-[GcvH]:protein N-octanoyltransferase (product_source=KO:K16869; cath_funfam=3.30.930.10; cog=COG0095; ko=KO:K16869; pfam=PF03099; superfamily=55681) — translation MGDQHLSLLRQKEWRIIDHSSIGPQFDAKQSFAIDDTLCYVVGKGESAPVARSWVHHQTIVLGIQDTKVPYLADGIHFLKEKGYHVIVRNSGGLAVVLDEGVLNLSLILPETEKGIDIHRGYDTMWELIRYMLREYDVKIEAREIIGSYCPGNYDLSIFGKKIAGISQRRLRGGVAVQIYLSVNGSGSERAKIIKGFYECALKGKQTKFTYPHINPSTMASLSELLKTELTIQELMMKFLTSLKDLSGHIYSKGLTAHEQELYENYLIRMIERNEKALGDLV, via the coding sequence ATGGGAGATCAACATTTATCTTTATTAAGGCAAAAAGAGTGGAGAATTATCGATCATTCAAGCATAGGTCCTCAATTTGATGCTAAGCAATCTTTTGCTATTGATGATACATTATGTTATGTAGTTGGAAAAGGTGAGTCTGCACCTGTTGCTAGATCTTGGGTTCATCATCAAACTATTGTGCTCGGAATTCAAGATACAAAAGTACCGTATTTAGCCGATGGCATCCATTTTCTCAAAGAAAAGGGATACCATGTGATCGTGAGAAATTCTGGCGGTCTTGCGGTTGTATTGGATGAAGGTGTGTTAAATCTTTCGTTAATTTTACCGGAAACAGAAAAAGGGATTGATATTCATCGTGGCTATGATACGATGTGGGAGCTCATTCGCTATATGCTCCGAGAATACGATGTGAAGATTGAAGCACGTGAAATCATAGGCTCTTATTGTCCAGGAAATTATGATTTAAGCATTTTCGGAAAAAAAATTGCCGGAATTTCACAACGCAGACTTCGCGGTGGTGTAGCTGTTCAAATCTATTTAAGTGTTAATGGAAGCGGTTCAGAAAGAGCCAAGATCATAAAAGGTTTTTATGAATGTGCATTAAAGGGAAAACAGACAAAATTTACTTATCCTCATATCAACCCAAGCACAATGGCTTCATTAAGTGAACTGCTAAAAACGGAACTAACGATACAAGAGTTAATGATGAAATTTTTGACATCTTTAAAAGATTTAAGCGGTCATATTTATTCAAAAGGGCTTACGGCTCATGAACAAGAGCTATATGAAAACTATTTGATTCGAATGATTGAACGTAATGAAAAAGCATTAGGAGATCTTGTGTGA